One part of the Melospiza melodia melodia isolate bMelMel2 chromosome 3, bMelMel2.pri, whole genome shotgun sequence genome encodes these proteins:
- the CCDC88A gene encoding girdin isoform X1, with protein MENEIFTPLLEQFMSSPLVTWVKTFGPLAGGNGTNLEEYVALVDGVYLNEVMLQINPKSANQRINKKVNNDASLRIQNLSILVKQVKTYYQETLQQLIMMSLPNVLIIGKNPFSEPGTEEVKKLLLLLLGCAVQCQKKEEFIERIQSLDFDTRAAVAAHIQEVTHNQENVFDLQWMDVIVLTQEYVEPLLKNMALHLKRLIDERDEHSETIIELSEERDCLRFLPHASAAQSPCGSPGMKRTESRQHLSVELADAKAKIRRLRQELEEKTEQLLDCKQELEQMEAELKRLQQENMNLLSDARSARVYRDELDALREKAIRVDKLESEVSRYKERLHDIEFYKARVEELKEDNQVLLETKTMLEDQLEGTRARSDKLHELEKENLQLKAKLHDMEMERDMDRKKIEELMEENMTLEMAQKQSMDESLHLGWELEQINRTTELSEVPQKSLGHEVNELTSSRLLKLEMENQSLLKTVEELQSAVGSVEGSSSRILKMEKENQRLSKKLEELENEISQEKQSLQNSQNQSKDLLKEKAQLEKTLEALRENSERQIKLLEQENEHLNQTVASLRQRSQISAEARMKEIEKENKILHESIKETSSKLNKMEFEKKQVRKELEHYKEKGERAEELESEVHRLEKENELLQKKITNLKITCEKIEALEQENSDLETENRKLKKTLDSLKNLTFQLESLEKENSQLDEENLELRRTIESLKCTSIKVAQLQLENKELESEKEQLKKSLELMKASFKKTERLEVSYQGLDTENQRLQKALENSNKKIQQLESELQDLETENQTLQKNLEELKISSKRLEQLEKENKLLEQETSQLEKDKKQLEKENKRLRQQAEIKDSTLEENNVKISNLERENKSLFKEIVVYKESCLRLKELEKENKELVKRATIDKKTLVTLREDLVNEKLKTQQMNNDLEKLAHELEKIGLNKERLLHDEQSSDDRYKLLESKLESTLKKSLEIKEEKIAALEARLEESTNLNQQLRQELKTVKKNYEALKQRQEEERMVQNSPPRSGEGNQSVNKWEKENQETTRELLKVKDRLIEVERNNATLQAEKQALKTQLKQLETQNNNLQAQILALQRQTVSLQEQNTTLQTQNAKLQVENSTLNSQSTSLMNQNAQLLIQQSALESENEAVLKEREDLKGLYEALLKDHERLEQLHERQAAEYESLIAKHGSLKAAHKNLEVEHKDLEDRYNQLLKQKVQLEELEKVLKTEQDKMLQQSEKHETVAAEYKKLRDENERLSHTYTQLLRENEVLQTDHKNLKTLLNSSKLEQTRLEAEFSKLKEQYQQLDITSTKLNNQCELLSQLKGNLEEENRHLLDQIQTLMLQNRTLLEQNMESKDLFHVEQRQYIDKLNELRRQKEKLEEKIMDQYKFYEPSPPRRRGNWITLKMRKLIKSKKDGNRERLKSVTLTPTRSESSEGFLQLPHQDSQDSSSVGSNSLEDGQTLGTKKSSMGALKRLPFLRNRPKEKDKMKAFYRRSMSMNDLVQSMVLAGGQWTGSSEHLEGPDDISTGKRRKELGAMAFSTTAINFATVNSSTGFRSKQLLNNKDTTSFEDVSPQGISDDSSTGSRVHGVQDFICADALAPPVRGLPALCRVPCQICLPFSKVSSWTTWKFLRFLISSRPASLDSGRTSTSNSNNNASLHEVKAGAVTSQSRPQSHSSGEFSLLQEHEAWSSSSSSPIQYLKGHTRSSPVLQHRTPESHSKPPKTGSPGSEVVTLQQFLEESNKSNSSEMKSASEENLLDEVMRSLSESAELAGREKLRKQPAAGCGIVRSLSVRTTGDFSDGRSLKAEQLVRPSLRKAEDLYFSSSPIKFSSGAQGKPRSVKEKIQATVTQRQSRDCNPYATLPRASSVISTAEGSTRRTSIHDFLSKDSRPPVPVDAAPAPADRSAPPSSSEYSALRVSSPCVHGVPARGERGPQGEAAPTLTARPVGGNSELAKPSRMERPGGRERTLPSAGAFWDKASGAGSGSAGSFTAPQPFLSLNTELVSNISGLPPRSTSKTADQANVSAFRSVLRSQEQPCAAPKAQGDPRAALTGDPVPAPGPTEAQSPLLVSEDNQTLWYEYGCV; from the exons AGCCAGGTACTGAAGAAGTAAAAAAGCTCCTCCTGCTTTTGCTTGGTTGTGCAGTTCAG TGTCAGAAAAAAGAAGAATTTATTGAAAGAATCCAAAGTCTGGATTTTGATACCAGAGCAGCTGTTGCAGCCCATATTCAGGAG GTAACTCATAATCAGGAAAATGTGTTTGACCTGCAGTGGATGGATGTCATAGTGCTGACACAAGAGTATGTTGAGCCTCTCCTGAAAAATATGGCATTGCATTTAAAAAGGCTTATAGATGAAAGAGATGAGCACTCAGAG ACCATCATTGAGCTGTCGGAGGAGCGGGACTGCCTGCGCTTCCTGCCGCACGCCTCGGCCGCGCAGTCGCCGTGCGGCTCCCCCGGCATGAAGCGCACCGAGAGCCGGCAGCACCTGAGCGTGGAGCTCGCCGACGCCAAGGCCAAGATCAGGAggctcaggcaggagct TGAGGAAAAGACTGAGCAGCTGCTTGACTGTAAACAAGAGCTGGAACAGATGGAAGCTGAACTGAAGAGACTTCAGCAAGAG aACATGAACCTGCTGTCGGACGCGCGCTCTGCCCGCGTGTACCGGGACGAGCTGGACGCGCTGCGCGAGAAGGCGATCCGCGTGGACAAGCTGGAGAGCGAAGTCAGCCGCTACAAGGAGAGGCTCCATGACATTGAGTTCTACAAAGCCAGGGTGGAG GAGTTGAAGGAAGACAATCAAGTGTTGCTAGAAACCAAGACAATGTTGGAAGATCAGTTGGAGGGGACCCGAGCTCGATCAGATAAACTGCACGAGTTAGAAAAGGAGAATTTACAGCTGAAGGCTAAACTGCATGACATGGAGATG GAGCGTGATATGGACAGAAAGAAGATTGAGGAGCTCATGGAGGAAAACATGACCCTAGAAATGGCTCAGAAACAAAGTATGGATGAGTCTTTGCACCTtggctgggagctggagcagaTAAACAGGACTACTGAACTTTCTGAAG TGCCACAGAAATCACTGGGCCATGAGGTGAATGAGCTGACATCCAGCAGGTTGCTGAAGCTGGAAATGGAAAACCAAAGTTTGCTGAAGACTGTGGAAGAGCTGCAAAGTGCAGTGGGCTCTGTGGAAGGCAGCAGCTCAAGGATtctgaaaatggaaaaagaaaaccaaagactTAGCAAGAAG CTTGAAGAGCTGGAGAATGAAATTAGCCAAGAGAAACAAAGTCTTCAGAACAGTCAAAATCAGAGTAAAGATTTGCTGAAGGAAAAAGCCCAGCTTGAAAAGACACTTGAAGCACTTCGAGAGAACTCCGAGCGACAA ATTAAACTCTTAGAACAAGAAAATGAACACTTGAATCAAACCGTGGCTTCTCTAAGGCAGCGCTCACAAATCAGTGCTGAGGCAAGAATGAAAGAAattgagaaggaaaataaaatcctCCATGAGTCTATCAAAGAGACCAGCAGTAAGTTAAATAAAATggaatttgaaaaaaaacaaGTCAGGAAAGAACTGGAACACTACAAAGAGAAAGGGGAGAGGGCAGAAGAATTAGAGAGCGAGGTCCATCgtctggagaaggaaaatgagttATTGCAGAAGAAAATCACCAACCTAAAAATCACTTGTGAGAAGATTGAGGCCTTAGAACAAGAGAACTCTGACCTAGAGACAGAGAACAGAAAGCTGAAAAAAACCTTGGATAGCCTGAAAAACCTCACTTTTCAATTGGAATCCTTAGAAAAGGAGAATTCCCAACTGGATGAAGAAAATTTAGAGTTACGGAGGACAATCGAATCCTTGAAGTGTACGAGCATTAAAGTGGCACAGTTACAGTTAGAAAATAAGGAGCTGGAGAGTGAAAAGGAGCAGCTCAAAAAAAGCCTTGAGCTGATGAAAGCCTCTTTTAAAAAGACTGAACGCTTGGAAGTCAGTTACCAAGGCTTGGACACAGAAAACCAAAGGCTACAGAAAGCCCTGGAAAACAGCAATAAGAAAATTCAGCAATTAGAGAGTGAATTACAAGATTTAGAGACTGAAAATCAAACCTTGCAAAAGAACTTGGAAGAGTTAAAAATCTCCAGTAAGCGCCTGGAGCAGTTGGAAAAGGAGAATAAGTTGTTAGAACAAGAGACTTCTCAACTGGAAAAGGAtaagaaacagctggaaaaggaaaataaaaggcttCGACAGCAAGCAGAAATTAAAGATAGTACCTTGGAAGAAAATAATGTCAAAATCAGTAATCtggaaagggaaaataaatctCTGTTTAAAGAAATAGTTGTGTATAAAGAGTCCTGTCTGCGCCTGAAGGagctggaaaaggaaaacaaggagctGGTGAAAAGAGCTACCATTGATAAGAAAACCCTGGTCACTTTGAGAGAG GACTTGGTGAATGAGAAATTGAAGACTCAACAGATGAACAATGATCTGGAAAAACTGGCCCATGAGCTTGAGAAAATTGGCTTGAACAAGGAGCGTCTCCTGCACGATGAGCagagcagtgatgacag GTACAAGCTTTTGGAGTCTAAATTAGAATCCACGCTCAAGAAGTCTCtggaaataaaagaagaaaaaattgctGCTTTGGAGGCTCGTTTGGAGGAATCAACAAATCTGAACCAGCAGCTGCGTCAGGAGCTGAAAACA GTGAAGAAGAACTACGAAGCTCTGAAGCAGAGACAAGAAGAGGAAAGGATGGTTCAGAATTCTCCTCCAAGAAGTGGAGAAGGAAATCAGTCTGTCAATAAGTGGGAGAAAGAAAATCAGGAGACTACTAGAGAATTACTGAAAGTTAAAGATAGATTAATCGAGGTGGAGAGGAAT AACGCGACGCTGCAGGCGGAGAAGCAGGCGCTGAAAACGCAGCTCAAGCAGCTCGAGACACAGAACAACAACCTGCAGGCCCagatcctggccctgcagagacagactgtgtccctgcaggagcagaacACAACTCTGCAAACTCAGAATGCCAAGCTGCAG GTTGAGAACTCCACGCTGAACTCACAGAGCACGTCGCTGATGAACCAGAACGCGCAGCTGCTGATCCAGCAGTCGGCCCTGGAGAGCGAGAACGAGGCGGTGCTGAAGGAGCGCGAGGACCTGAAGGGGCTCTACGAGGCCCTGCTCAAGGACCACGAGCGCCTGGAGCAGCTGCACGAGCGCCAGGCCGCCGAGTACGAGTCCCTGATCGCCAAGCACGGCAGCCTCAAGGCTGCCCACAAGAACCTGGAGGTGGAGCACAAGGACTTGGAGGATAG GTACAACCAGTTGCTGAAACAGAAAGTGCAGctggaagagctggagaaggttcTCAAGACAGAGCAGgacaaaatgctgcagcaaagtgAGAAGCATGAAACTGTGGCAGCAGAATATAAAAAACTTCGGGATGAAAATGAAAG GCTCTCTCACACATACACTCAGCTCCTGAGGGAGAATGAAGTGCTGCAGACTGACCACAAGAATCTGAAAACATTGTTGAACAGTTCCAAACTGGAGCAAACACGGTTGGAAGCTGAGTTTTCCAAACTCAAAGAACAGTACCAGCAACTGGATATTACATCAACAAAGCTGAATAATCAGTGTGAG CTGCTCAGCCAACTGAAAGGAaacctggaggaggaaaacagacACCTGCTGGATCAAATCCAGACCTTAATGCTGCAGAACAGAACATTACTGGAGCAGAACATGGAAAGCAAGGATCTGTTCCATGTAGAGCAAAGGCAGTACAT TGACAAACTAAATGAATTGAGGCGGCAGAAGGAGAAACTGGAGGAGAAGATAATGGATCAGTATAAATTCTATGAGCCATCTCCACCAAGAAG AAGGGGCAACTGGATCACGCTGAAGATGAGGAAGCTGATCAAGTCCAAGAAGGACGGGAACCGCGAGCGCCTCAAGTCGGTGACGCTGACGCCCACGCGCTCCGAGTCCAGCGAGGGattcctgcagctgccccaccaggacagccaggacagctccTCCGTGGGCTCCAACTCCCTGGAGGATGGGCAGACCCTGGGCACCAAAAAGAGTAGCA TGGGTGCACTGAAAAGACTGCCCTTTTTGAGGAACAGACCGAAGGAAAAAGACAAAATGAAGGCCTTCTACCGTCGCTCCATGT CCATGAATGACCTGGTGCAGTCCATGGTCCTGGCAGGAGGACAATGGACAGGTAGTTCTGAGCATCTGGAGGGTCCTGATGATATATCCACGGGTAAAAGGAGGAAGGAATTGGGAGCTATGGCCTTCTCTACTACAGCTATCAACTTTGCCACTGTCAACTCCTCCACAGGCTTCAGATCCAAGCAGTTGCTAAATAATAAAG ATACTACATCCTTTGAAGATGTAAGTCCACAAGGTATTAGTGATGATTCTAGTACAGGATCAAGAGTTCATG GAGTACAGGACTTTATCTGTGCAGATGCTCTTGCTCCTCCTGTCCGTGgcctcccagccctgtgcagggtTCCCTGTCAGATCTGTT TGCCCTTTTCCAAAGTGTCCTCTTGGACCACCTGGAAATTCCTTCGCTTTCTGATCT CTTCCAGACCAGCCAGCCTTGATAGTGGCAGGACATCCACTAGCAATAGCAATAACAATGCTTCACTCCATGAAGTCAAAG CAGGTGCAGTGACCAGCCAGAGCAGGCCCCAGAGCCACAGCAGTGGGGAGTTCAGCCTGCTCCAGGAGCACGAGGCCtggtccagcagcagcagcagccccatccagtacctgaagggcCACACCAGGTCCAGCCCCGTGCTCCAGCACAGGACACCTGAGAGCCACAGCAAGCCCCCCAAAACGGGCTCCCCTGGCAGTGAAGTGGTCACCCTGCAGCAGTTCCTGGAGGAAAGCAACAAGAGTAACTCCAGTGAG ATGAAGTCTGCAAGTGAGGAGAACCTTTTAGATGAAGTGATGAGGAGCTTGTCCGAGTCTGCggagctggcagggagggagaagctGCGGAAGCAGCCGGCGGCTGGCTGTGGGATCGTGAGATCCCTGAGTGTCAGAACCACGGGGGATTTCTCAGATGGACGATCCCTCAAAGCAGAGCAGCTGGTGAGGcccagcctcaggaaggctgaggATCTCTACTTCAGCAGCTCTCCCATCAAATTCAGCTCCGGCGCCCAGGGGAAGCCCCGCTCCGTGAAGGAAAAGATCCAAGCAACGGTGACCCAGCGACAATCCAGGGACTGCAACCCCTACGCCACCTTACCTCGTGCCAGCAGCGTCATTTCCACGGCAGAAGGCAGCACCCGAAGGACAAGCATCCATGATTTTTTGTCTAAGGACAGTAGGCCGCCCGTGCCCGTggatgcagccccagccccggccgaCAGGAGTGCTCCGCCCAGCTCCAGTGAGTACTCGGCTCTGCGGGTGTCCTCTCCTTGTGTTCACGGTGTGCCTGCCCGGGGGGAGCGCGGCCCGCAGGGAGAGGCGGCTCCCACGCTCACAGCGCGCCCTGTAGGAGGTAACTCTGAGCTGGCCAAGCCTTCCAGGATGGAAAGGCCAGGTGGTCGGGAGAGGACTTTGCCGAGCGCGGGCGCGTTCTGGGAtaaagccagcggggctgggagtggcagtgCAGGGTCCTTCACTGCGCCCCAGCCCTTCCTATCCCTCAACACCGAGTTAGTCAGCAATATCAGTGGGTTGCCCCCGAGATCCACCTCCAAAACAGCTGACCAGGCAAACGTGTCAGCGTTCAGGTCAGTGCTGAGGAGCCAGGAGCAGCCTTGTGCTGCTCCAAAGGCCCAGGGTGACCCACGGGCAGCTCTGACCGGGgaccctgtccctgcccccggccccacTGAGGCCCAGTCCCCACTGCTGGTCTCAGAAGATAACCAGACCCTGTGGTATGAGTATGGCTGTGTATGA